From a single Rhinolophus ferrumequinum isolate MPI-CBG mRhiFer1 chromosome 15, mRhiFer1_v1.p, whole genome shotgun sequence genomic region:
- the SNRPD2 gene encoding small nuclear ribonucleoprotein Sm D2, with translation MSLLNKPKSEMTPEELQKREEEEFNTGPLSVLTQSVKNNTQVLINCRNNKKLLGRVKAFDRHCNMVLENVKEMWTEVPKSGKGKKKSKPVNKDRYISKMFLRGDSVIVVLRNPLIAGK, from the exons AT GAGCCTCCTCAACAAGCCCAAGAGTGAGATGACCCCGGAGGAGCTGCAGAagcgggaggaggaggagtttAACACGGGCCCACTCTCCGTGCTCACGCAGTCGGTCAAGAACAACACCCAGGTGCTCATCAACTGTCGCAACAACAAGAAGCTCCTGGGCCGTGTGAAGGCCTTTGACAG GCACTGCAACATGGTGCTGGAGAATGTGAAGGAGATGTGGACGGAGGTCCCCAAGAGTGGCAAGGGCAAGAAGAAGTCCAAGCCAGTCAACAAGGACCGCTACATCTCTAAGATGTTCCTGCGAGGGGACTCGGTCATCGTGGTCTTGCGGAACCCCCTCATCGCTGGCAAGTAG
- the QPCTL gene encoding glutaminyl-peptide cyclotransferase-like protein: protein MRPGGRGRSRLRLGERGLLEPSLPPSRRLLPRVQLLPLLLLALAVASAFYTIWSGWHRRTEELPTGRELRGPLIGSLPEARMRRVVGQLDPQRLWNTYLRPLLVVRTPGSPGNLQVRKFLEATLRALTAGWHVELDPFTASTPLGPLDFANVVATLDPGAARHLTLACHYDSKLFPSGSAPFVGATDSAVPCALLLELAQALDQELSKAKDQAAPVTLQLLFLDGEEALKEWGPKDSLYGSRHLAQLMESAPHSPGPTRIQAIELFILLDLLGAPHPTFYSHFPRTARWFHRLRSIEKRLHRLNLLQSHPQEVMYFQPGEPFGSVEDDHIPFLRRGVPVLHLISMPFPSVWHTPDDSEANLHPPTVHNLSRILAVFLAEYLGL from the exons ATGCGTCCCGGGGGCCGCGGGCGGTCCCGGCTACGGCTCGGGGAACGCGGCCTCTTGGAGCCATCCTTACCGCCCAGTCGCCGCCTGCTACCGCGGGTGCAGCTGTTGCCCCTGCTGCTGCTGGCTCTGGCCGTGGCCTCCGCGTTCTACACCATCTGGAGCGGCTGGCACCGCCGAACTGAAGAGCTGCCGACGGGCCGGGAGCTGCGG GGCCCGTTGATCGGAAGCCTCCCCGAAGCCCGAATGCGGAGGGTGGTGGGGCAACTTGACCCACAGCGTCTCTGGAACACTTATCTGCGCCCGCTGCTGGTTGTGCGGACCCCGGGCAGCCCAGGCAATCTCCAAGTCAGAAAG TTCCTGGAGGCCACTTTGCGGGCCCTGACGGCAGGCTGGCATGTGGAACTGGACCCCTTCACGGCCTCAACGCCCCTGGGGCCACTGGACTTTGCCAACGTGGTGGCCACACTGGACCCAGGAGCTGCCCGTCATCTCACCCTTGCCTGCCATTATGACTCAAAGCTCTTTCCATCTGGGTCAGCCCCCTTTGTGGGGGCCACGGATTCAGCTGTGCCTTGCGCCCTGCTACTGGAGCTGGCCCAGGCCCTCGACCAGGAGCTGAGCAAGGCCAAAGATCAG GCGGCCCCGGTGACCCTGCAGCTGCTCTTCTTGGATGGTGAAGAGGCGCTGAAGGAGTGGGGACCCAAGGACTCTCTCTATGGCTCCCGGCACCTGGCCCAGCTCATGGAGTCTGCACCCCACAGTCCCGGTCCCACCAGGATCCAGGCTATT GAGCTCTTTATACTTCTTGATCTCCTGGGAGCCCCCCATCCGACCTTCTACAGTCACTTCCCGCGCACAGCCCGCTGGTTCCATCGGCTAAGGAGCATTG AGAAGCGCCTGCACCGTTTGAACCTGCTACAGTCTCATCCCCAAGAAGTGATGTACTTCCAGCCTGGGGAGCCCTTTGGCTCTGTGGAAGACGACCACATCCCCTTCCTCCGCCGAG GGGTCCCAGTGCTCCACCTCATCTCCATGCCCTTCCCCTCTGTCTGGCACACGCCTGACGACTCTGAGGCCAACCTTCACCCTCCCACAGTACACAACCTGAGCCGCATCCTCGCCGTGTTCCTGGCTGAATACCTGGGGCTCTAG